TACACCACTATGAGGAACCCGCTACACAATCGCCAGACCTACTGCAATTAATTCAACTGCAACACCCACTCCCTTGCCTGATCAAACCATGATCGCTTGGAACTCCTGCACCAGTCACGACCTCCTGGTCATTAGCATCGACCTCTGGTCACCTCCTCTATCACAGGTCGGATATGATAATCAGATTCCGTCCTTCGACTCAACCACCAGAGTCTTAGCCGAAGTCACTCCTCCTTCAAATCCAAGCCGACACTCACCTCCTCGTGCGCCAGAATCAATTCCGAGATTCAAGGACGTCTTCGTCTTCAAAATCTGGATAATAGTGTCTCTGATTTGCTACCGCGTCCAGAAGCAGTAGCCCCGACCCAATCGAAATTCGTCTGACTAGCTCGCCACTTGAAGTTCACCTTCTACTGGAATCAAATCAACAGCCAAGGATTgactgctctaataccatttgtcatgatcctagggacttaacctaggatcagtttggaAATCAGAAGAATCCGATTCAGCTAAAGCCAAGAAcagaaggaaattaaggaggaaattggaagaatgagggagagattagaagaagtgttagggggattagaagaacagaaaagagggagatgaagatcaataaatgggagagaatttggaagaggagaaaaacatatttcaattcattaaCTTCTTGGATACCCCCTTCCTACAGctaaggcaatatatatataaatagccTCATTTAGCTATCAGACAAAGCTCTCTAACCAACTAaactacaagacaaaaagggaaaataacaaaataacaacacccatgtgctgtaacagaAATAGCTCCTAACCAACTAAGGTAACTAATTACcttattgcccttctaattattccttgggtcatgacaaggTACTATCTCTTGAATTTGCACAAGGCTCCCTGCTTTCACCATTGAaactaatttctttcattttcacaGATGATATCAACTCATGATGCAAAGAATCACGAATAATAAATGATAGCCTGACTTGGCTCAACATAGGAAAAAAGTCAATGGCTCGTGAACAATCAAACATGTTAAAATGGGAAGACCTGCAACTACAGACAACTACCTAGAGGTGTGCCATAGGGAAAATATAAGCACATAATATATGAGAGCATGAACAGTACAATGAGAAGGGAATATGAACATGAGAACACAAGATAGCAATAAAACAAAAGCGCAAATAAAGGTGCAAAAGAGGTAATGCCTTATACCTTGggtacttttatttttatacctAAGGTGATGTGGTCATATTATAAGTCTGTATGGCAAGGAGTCATTGGTAGATAGATAGGCATTGTCCTTCACTACTTTGCTTGGGGTGAGACCATAGTTGCTTTATCATCATCTCGACATATTTTGGTGGTTATCTGGAGGTAGGTGAGACTGCCTTTAATAACTGCCTCAATGTAAAAGTGGGGCCCACTACTGTGTTAGGGCAAAAACTGGCAGTGTATGAACTGAGCCCAGATCTGCTGTCCCAAAAGCATGTCCCCTTCCCTGTCCACCCAATCAAATGCTGCTGCATCACCCATTTTTAAatagtaaattttttaaaaaaagctataaaatcaaatcaaaaaattataaatgacatatatattaattatatatatgttattatttaattttataatttttttagtttgattttataactttcttacaaaaattactatttaaaaatCGGTGATGTGGCAGCATTTGATTGGGTGGACAGGAAATAGGACATGCTTTTGGGACAGTAGATCTGGGCTCGTATGAACCATGATGCTTACATGTCAAGGGCTAATATTTGGCTTTCCTTATTAACGATCATGCATGAGGGTGCTCCCCTTCCATGTGTTGGGCTAGTAACCATGATGCTCACCTTGCAATACCAAATTTGACAATGTTCTCATATTATAATAATGATGAACCACTATAATTATTATCAGGAGAGAAGACGCTGCTCtagtatttaaaaaacaaattctATCCTTTTTTCTTGTGTAACATAGtggtgaataatttttttatgaatagaATGCGAGTCTTTCACATGCTTTATGACAAATCCCACTAGAAAATTATTGGACGCACTTCTAGTTACTAGTATCTAATTGGTATTTCAAAGTTCATAAATTTGGAAATCTCCTGTAAATTAGATCAAAGCTCGATTCCGATCTGAATATTCTTTACAGAGCACTCGGGACAAAATTTTGGGTAGTGCCAATTAATCTGGCCATTAAAAGTAGTCACAAACATAAAAGactgcaaaaattaaatatgaaggaaaataaattccaaTCATAACTATATGacataaaaaggaaattaaCAGCCttaaaaacaatacaaaaaaagATCAAAGAAGCAAGAGATCAATACCTAACACCAGCATCACCGACGATCCCGATTGCCATTCCGGCAGAGAGGCCAGCGAGACCACAAGCGAGGCCAGAAGAAAGATGCGCATAACCATCGAACAGGTAATAAGACTTGGCCTTAGGGTTAATCCCAGTACTGATGATAACAGCAATGATCAATCCATAAATACCCAAAACACCAGCCATAACAACCGGTACAATCGACTTCATCACCAGCTCCGGACGCATCACGCCCATCGAGGCCACTCCGACACCACTCTTCGCCGTCCCATAGGCAGCTCCCATACCTGAACAATCAGAACCAAATCTTCATGATCCGTACAAAACTAAACAATATGTACGGGGACACGATGCCTACACGCAGGCATAATTAGAGATCTAGGGGGTAGGGTTTGAACATTACAGGAGAATACGAGAGCAGCAGCGGCGCCGAGGAAGCCAAAGAAAGGAGCAGTTTCATCTCCGCTGAATGTCGTAGACATTGTTGGATTTTCTCGCGGCGAAGCGTCGATTGGATCTCGGGAAAATTTGAGCGGAAAATATGTACAGATGGGAGAGCGAGTTCTCACTCGGAGTCAGATTTGAGATCAATCTCTCCTGTCTATCCTGCTATTCACATTAGTCAAGAACTAACGAGCCTGGATTAGTCTTTTTTGACTGAGTTGGACCGGGATTGGTGATTTGGGCCTCGACCCAATTTTAGGTTTCCATTAAAGCCCACAGCGGATCATTACTGAGCACCAGGCCCAAACAATTGTGATCGCCAAACTCCCCGTAACTCCACTTAAGGAATCACCGACCAGTCAAGAAGtagaaaaaaatttcagattttcaaataaatttttatgtttattcaGCAATGAAAGCcaattgcaaaaaataaaacagaCACTAAGGGCCCCTTTTCTAGtttttaaatctaattttatgattaaagATATTTTATACCTTGTctcaaaaaaatcatattttattttaaaaaatgtgactgGGTGGAGATAGGCCATGGCTTGAAACACTGTGcataattttagttaaattgaactaatcgaatcaaattgacatttagttcaatttttcagTAGTTGATTAGTGATTCGgttatttttatagaaattttggttaatttttgtCAGTTTAGTAATTATTGTTGATTTAATCGAACAAATTGAACCGATCAAAATTATAAAACGATGCCATTTTGGGTGCaccataaaagaaaaatagcaaACAAAATCATATAATGGTGGAAGATCAGATTGATTTTTGCCCATTCAATCCTTTTGTTCTACCTTTTTCGGCCCTTCACTTTTGTTCCTTTCCTTAGCTTctaccaaccaaccaaccaaccaattTTCCACCGTGGTCATGGTCATGGACCCCTCATTTCTAATCTCTCCGTTTCAAGACATGAAATGCGAACACGATTGAATAAGCATCAAAGAAGTTGTTCTACATAAGAGGGAAGTTCAATGCCAAGAATATGAGGAACTCAAGAGTGATGACCAATGAAGAAAATACAAGACAGAGAATGAACAAGAACCACCACAACAAAAGGCAGTTCAAATTGAAACCAACGAAAGTCGCGACGATAAGTTTGTTAGGAAGTATACGGGCTTGGGCACATTTTTTAGACAATTTCTTGTAAATTTGTATTCAATGTTAAAATCTATATATACTAAAATTTaatcatttgatattttttattttaggcatGTGAGTCACTGAGCCAAGGAAATTTGATAGTCAATTTCGATCGTCAAAATCCATCGTGGATGATGGCCGGTGACGTTTTTCTATACacaagttttgagtttttttgataataaaattaattttttaatttacaaaatattaactattcgatcaaactcattttttgatatataaactACCGTAGTTGGGGAATCTAATGATCGATTCTAATAATTGAATTACTGGCTAGCTAAGTGACTCACAGCAATAATAAGATTGTCAGTTTGTTCTATTTTTGATTCGATTCgatttagttattatatatggTTTGATTCTCTTTAGTTAGTAATTTTTGATCAATTCAGTTTAATTATAGTCGGTTGCACGTCTCTAtctccttttatttttatatttttttataaaaatatataaaagaaaaaaaaatatttgtttgaaGAGAGAGTGAATGGTAGTTTCGGTGAATACGTTGACAGTGAAGGGTGTAAGATAAAGAGCGTAGACTGGGACCATTTCTGAAATGTACAGTATTGGTCACATGGGTGCTGTATGGTGCCATGATTcgcaattgaattgaattgaattatttatttgtttgtaatgcaaagaaagaaatttaaaagatgCGACACGTTGCAAGTTAGgcttataataacaaataactAAAACTAAATATTAGGCTACAAGTTCACACTCACACcttttcacttcttctttttttgtggTCGGCTAGCCATCACTTTAAGTGAAAATTTGCCTTCGGTCAATGAAATAATCACCTCACTGAGTCTTGTTTTCAAGCTCGAGAAACTAGCTGGTTTAAGGTCTGCACATCCTGTAacgaaaaaataaatgaatgaacAGAGAATTTGAGATATACTGACATTtaatataagaaaagaaagattgGAACGGCGTCGTTGGATAAAAGGAAAAGACTATAAATAGTCACTCCCACCGAGCTTTGGAATGGCGATAACACTCGACAATGGATTCAAGATGCCGATCGTCGGCCTCGGCGTTTGGCGCATGGAAGGCAAAGACGTCAAAATGGTCATCATCAGCGCCATCCAGGCGGGATACAGCCACTTCGACTGTGCTGGTACACGTAACTCTTCTTTTTAAACTCTAGTAATTtggcattaattaattatgcatgcatgcatttatACATTTCTTTTAAGCTGCAATGCATGTTGATTGCGGCTTCAGCCCATTACAAGAATGAAGTAGAAGCTGGTGAGGCCCTTGCAGAAGCAATTCAGACGGGCCTTGCTAGTTGCTAAGAGGGAGGAACTTTTCAGATCA
This genomic stretch from Diospyros lotus cultivar Yz01 chromosome 1, ASM1463336v1, whole genome shotgun sequence harbors:
- the LOC127811463 gene encoding V-type proton ATPase 16 kDa proteolipid subunit-like — translated: MSTTFSGDETAPFFGFLGAAAALVFSCMGAAYGTAKSGVGVASMGVMRPELVMKSIVPVVMAGVLGIYGLIIAVIISTGINPKAKSYYLFDGYAHLSSGLACGLAGLSAGMAIGIVGDAGVRANAQQPKLFVGMILILIFAEALALYGLIVGIILSSRAGQSKAD